GACGGCGGGCAGATTTTTTCGTTATTGCCGACGCCCGAGGCGCAGCGCGAAGCCTTTTACTGCATGCCGCAACAGGTGGATTTTCGCCATGCGGCGGCGCTGTTCGGGCTGCGTTACGCACGGGCGCAGCAATGGCCCGACGTGCAGGATGCGGTAAACGCCGGGTGGCGGCAGGGCGGCACCACGCTGCTGGAAGTGGTGGTAGAGCCTAAAGCTGGCGCCGAAACGTTAAAACGGCTGTCGGCCGAGGTGCCGTCGTGGTGACGATGTATTGCCGTCGGGTTGGTCAGCCGCAGCCGGGGCAACCCTGGCTGGTGATGCTGCATGGCCTGCTCGGCAGCGGCGAAGACTGGCAGCCGGTGTTGCCGTATCTGGCCGACTGGCCGTTGCTGCTGGTGGATTTACCGGGGCATGGCGCGTCCCGGTCGTTGTCGGCGGCGGATTTCAACGACGTGAGTCGGCAATTGACCGCGCTGCTGGCGCAACAGGCGGTGGCTGACTACTGGTTGCTGGGGTATTCGCTGGGCGGACGCATTGCCATGTATCACGCCTGTCAGGGCGACGCTGCCGGTTTGCGAGGGCTGCTGGTGGAAGGCGGGCATCCGGGGCTGGCGTCAGCAGGGGAGCGCGACGCACGACAGCGGCATGATGCCGACTGGGCGCGGCGTTTTCGCCATGAGGCGCTGGATAGCGTGCTGCCGGACTGGTATCAGCAGCCGGTTTTCGCCCGCCTGTCGCCGGCGCAACGCGACCGGTTGGTTACCTTACGGCGCGGCAATCACGGACCGGCGGTCGCCGAAATGCTGGAAGCGACCTCGCTATCCCGCCAACCTTGTCTGGTTGACGCTCTGCGGCAGTTACAGGTGCCGTTCGGTTACCTCTGCGGCAGTCAGGACACAAAATTTCAGGCGCTGGCCGCACAGCATCGTTTGCCGTTGCTGAGTGTGGACCGCGCCGGGCACAACGCTCATCAGGCGAATCCGTCGGCGTATGCCGAACGGATCCGCCAGTTCATTTCGCATCCCGAAAGGAAGATTCAATATGCTTTATCCCAGTGAAGAACTGCTTTACGCACCGGTAGCATGGCACGATTGCAGCGGGGATTTTGTCGATATCCTTTATCACAAGTCGACCGACGGCATCGCCAAAATCACCATCAATCGTCCTCAGGTGCGCAACGCATTCCGCCCGCAAACGGTAAAAGAGATGATTCAGGCGCTGGACAATGCCCGTCATGACGACGGCATCGGCGTGATCATCCTGACCGGCGCCGGCGAGAAAGCGTTCTGTTCCGGCGGCGACCAGAAAGTGCGCGGCGATTACGGCGGCTACAAAGACGACAGCGGCGTGCATCATCTCAACGTGCTGGATTTCCAGCGTCAAATTCGCACCTGCCCGAAACCGGTGGTGGCGATGGTGGCGGGTTATTCCATCGGCGGCGGCCATGTGCTGCACATGATGTGCGACCTGACCATCGCGGCGGAAAACGCCATTTTCGGCCAGACCGGACCGCGCGTCGGCTCTTTTGACGGCGGCTGGGGCGCGTCGTACATGGCGCGCATCGTCGGCCAGAAAAAAGCCCGCGAAATCTGGTTCTTGTGCCGTCAGTATGATGCTCAGCAGGCGCTGGATATGGGACTGGTCAACACCGTGGTGCCGGTGGCGGAGCTGGAGCGCGAAACCGTGCGCTGGTGCCGTGAAATGCTGCAAAACAGCCCGATAGCACTGCGCTGCCTGAAAGCCGCGCTGAACGCCGACTGCGACGGTCAGTCCGGGTTGCAGGAACTGGCCGGCAACGCCACCATGCTGTTCTACATGACGGAAGAAGGGCAGGAAGGCCGCAATGCCTTTAACGAAAAACGCCAGCCCGACTTCAGCAAATTCAAGCGGAATCCCTGATGCGTCAGGCCATCCTCTACCGTTACAGCGTGCCGATGGACGCCGGGGTGGTGCTGCGCAACCAACGCCTGAAAACCCGCGACGGGCTGCTTATCCGCCTGCGTGACGGCGAGCGGGAAGGCTGGGGCGAGGTCGCGCCGTTGCCGCAGTTCAGTGTGGAAACGCTGGAGGAGGCGTCCAGCGCGGCGCAGACGCAACTGCAAGCCTGGCTGTCAGGGCAGGAGCCGGACGAGTGCGGCTTGCCCTCGGTCGATTTCGGCGTTAGCTGCGCGCTGGCTGAACTGTCCGGCCTGCTGCCCGACGACGCGGACTATCGTAAGGCGCCGCTGTGCAATGGCGATCCGGATGAATTGTTCGCCATGCTGCAAAGCCTGCCCGAGCCGGTGGCGAAGGTGAAGGTCGGGCTGTATGAAGCGGTACGCGACGGCATGATCGTCAACCTGTTGCTGGACGCGCTACCCGAACTGCGCTTGCGACTGGACGCCAACCGCAGTTGGACGCGAGCCAAAGCCGACGGATTCGCCCGCTATGTGACGCCTGCCTATCGTTCCCGCATCGCTTTTCTGGAGGAACCCTGCAAAACCCGCGACGAGTCGCGCGATTTCGCCCGCGATACCGGTATTGCCATCGCCTGGGACGAAAGCGTACGCGAGCCGGGATTTCGGGTTGAAGCGGAACCGGGCGTGGCCGCCATTATTATCAAACCTTCGCTGACCGGTAGCCTGAATCGCTGTCGTCAACTGGTGGCGCAGGCGCGTCAGGCTGGCCTGACGGCGGTGATCAGCTCCGGCATCGAGTCCAGCCTGGGGTTGACGCAGCTGGCGCGGCTGGCGCGCTGGCTGACGCCGGGCGTTCTGCCGGGGCTGGATACGCTGGATCTGATGCAGGCGCAGGTGGTGCGCGCCTGGCCTGACAGCACGTTGCCGTTGATCGCGGCGGACTGTCTGGAACCGATATGGCAAGCCTGACCGACTGGCCGTGGCGAAGCTGGGCTGCGTCTCAGCCGATGGCGCCGGCGCTGATGGACGACGACGGGATTTGGAGCTGGCAGCAACTGGCGAATCATCTTAATCAACTGGCGACCGGCTTTGTTCGTCAGGGGGTGAGGCCCGGCATGGGGGTGGCGCTGCGCGGCAAAAACAGTACCGAGATGCTGTTCTGCTATCTGGCGCTGTTGCAGTGCGGGGCGCGTCTGTTGCCATTAAATCCTCAACTGCCCGATACGCTGCTGGACGCGTTGTTGCCCGCGCTGAATATCGAGTATGGGCTGAGCGTGGATGGCTATGCGTGGCCGCAGAGCATCATCCCTCTCAGCTTGTCGGCGTCATCGCCGGATGACGTGCAGCCGGCATTACCGTGGGAATCACAGCGGCTGGCGACCATGACGTTGACGTCCGGTTCCAGCGGCATGCCGAAAGCGGCGGTGCACACCTGCGAGGCTCATCTGGTGAGCGCCGAAGGCGTACTGGCGCTGATGGCGTTCAGCGCGGGCGATCGCTGGTTGCTGTCGCTGCCGCTGTTTCACGTGTCCGGACAGGGGATTGTCTGGCGCTGGCTGGCCGCCGGGGCATCGCTGGTGGTCAGACCGGATCAGCCGTTGGATGTCGCCTTGCGAGTGTGTACTCACGCTTCGCTGGTTCCCACCCAGCTTTGGCGTCTTCTGTCGCAGAACCGCTCTCCTGTCAGCCTGCGTGCGGTGTTGCTGGGCGGTGCGATGATCCCGGCGGAGCTGACACAACAGGCGGAAGCGCAGGGCATCCGCTGCTGGTGCGGCTACGGTCTGACGGAACTGGCGTCCACGGTGTGCGCCAAGCGCGCGGATGCCGGCGGCGGCGTTGGGTTGCCGCTGGTGGGGCGTGAAATACGGCTGGAAGGCGAAGAAATTCTGCTGCGCGGCCGCTGTCTGGCGGCGGGATACTGGCGCGAAGGCGGGGTGAGCCCGCTCACTGATGCGCAAGGCTGGTTTCATACCCGTGACCGCGGTCAGTGGGATGGGCATGAATGGCGAATTCTGGGGCGGCTGGATAATCAGTTCTTCAGTGGCGGCGAGGGGATTCAGCCGGAAGATGTGGAAGCGGTTCTGCTGCAGCATCCGGATGTAACCTATGCCTGCGTGGTGCCGGTGGATGATCCGGAGTTCGGCCAGCGCCCGGTGGCGGTCGTTGAAGTGGAAAACGCCCTGCCGTTGTCCCAGTTGGTCGCATGGTGGCAATCCCGCCTGGCGGGGTTTCAGCGTCCGGTGGCGTGTTATCCGCTGCCGGCTACGTTGAAAAACGGCGGGATCAAGGTATCCCGCCAGCAGGTGAAAAGCTGGGTGGAGCAGCAGCCGCGCTGAGTAACGTGACAGGGATGCGGCGTGATAGCGCGGGCGCTCGGTCATCGGCCGGGAAGAGCAAAATGCCCTGTTTTTCGTCGCGACAGCATCATTCGTCGGTTATTTATGCTTTTGGCTGCTGAAGATTTAGGTAAAATGCGTGTTAACATTACGGTGTTGTGCGCGTTTAACGTAGAACCTATCCCAATAGGCTATTTTACTTGCCATTTGGGACTTGGTCAGTGCTCGAAATCCTCACGTACTCCGTGTACGCTCCGGTTTTTCCGCGCTGTCCGTGTCCAAACTGGCTGCGCCAATGGTGCCTATTGGGATAGGTTCTTATTTGTCTTTAAGGATTATAGAAATGAAAAAGTGGGTTATTGCTTGTGCGGGAAGTTTGCTGCTGGCGACCGTTTCCGCTCATGCCATCGGTATTTCCGGGGAAGCGGGTCGTGACTATACGGGCGTCAACGCCGGCTTTGGTCTGGGCGTGCCTGGTCTGTCCGGCAATGCAGGCTGGAGCCATGATGACAAACACAGCAATGACGTCTACAGCGCCGGTCTGGATTACACCTTCGCGCTGAGCAACGCGTCGCTCAAAGTGGGAGCCAAAGGGCTTTACCTGAACCAGAACCATTTTAAAGATGGTTATGGCGTCGCGCTGGGCGGCGGCTTGCAGGTGCCGGTGACCAGTTCCATTTCCCTGTATGGCGAAGGCTATTACTCGCCGGACGCGTTCTCCAGTCATGTGGACCATTATGTGGAAGCCCGTGGTGGCGTGCGCTGGCAGCCGCTCCGTCCGCTGTCGTTGGATGTCGGGTATCGCTATATCAACATGGCGTCCGGCGAAGACGGTAACGACAACCGCGTGGCGGATACCGCTTACGTTGGCGTGGGTCTGAATTTCTGATCCTCCTGCATCGTTGGCAAACCAAAACAAAAGGCGTGCTTATCACGCCTTTTGTTTTTTGGGGCCGGCGGAGAGCGTGATTGTGTTTATGGCGTCGAGTTTCTAAAGTGGTGTGAAACCATCATAAGGAGTGACGTGGATGCTTAGGGTTGAGATGTTATGTACCGGCGATGAAGTGCTGCACGGCCAGATTGTGGATACCAACGCCGCCTGGCTGGCGGATTACCTGTTTTCACAGGGCGTGCCGATGACCAGCCGCATGACGGTGGGCGATAAGCTGGAGGAACTGGTGGCCGCGTTGACCGAGCGCAGCCAAATCGCCGATGTGCTGATCGTCAATGGCGGTCTGGGGCCGACCAGCGATGACCTCAGCTCGCTGGCGGCGGCCACGGCGGCCGGAGAAACGCTGGTCGAGCATGCCGAATGGATCGCCCGCATGGAAGCTTTCTTCACCGAGCGTGGCCGGGTCATGGCCGACAGCAACCGCAAACAGGCTCAATTGCCCGCCAGCGCTGAATTGGTGGATAACCCGGTCGGCACCGCCTGCGGTTTTGCGATGCAACTGAACCAGTGCCTGATGTTTTTCACCCCAGGCGTACCGTCTGAATTCAAAGTGATGGTGGAGCAGCAGATTCTGCCGCGCCTGCGTCAGCGTTTTGCCGTTGCCGAGCCGCCGTTGTGCCTGCGGCTGACCACTTTCGGCCGTTCCGAAAGCGATCTCGCCAGCCAGCTCGACGGACTGCCGCTGCCGCCGGACGTGGTGCTGGGGTATCGCTCCTCCATGCCGATTATCGAGCTGAAGCTGACCGGCCCGGCCACACGACGTGCGGAGATGGAAGCCGTGTGGGAAACGGTGCGCGACATTGCCGGTGAAAATGCGATTTTCGAGGGCACCGATGGGCTGCCGGCGCAGCTGGCGCGCCGCCTTGGCGAGCGTGGGTTGCGTCTGACGGTGGCGGAAGACTTCACCGCCGGTCTGCTCAACTGGCAACTGCGTGAGGCGGATGTGCCGCTGTCCGGCGGCGAGCTACGGGTGGAGGACGAGGCGTTGACGCTGGCGGCCGTCGCCGGGGCGACCCAAACGCTGGCGCAACGCCATCAAACGGAACTGGCGCTGTACGTCGGCCGTTCTGATGACGGGGTTCTGACGCTGGCGTTGCACACCCCCGAAGGGACATTCGCCCAGACGATTCAGGTGAATGTGCGGCGTTATAGCCGTAAAACCCATCAGGATGTGGTGGCGATGCTGGCGATGAACATGCTGCGCCGCTGGCTTAATGGCTGGCCGGTGTATGGCGGTCATGGCTGGATCAGCGTGCTGGAGACGTTGTAAGCCGCCGTCGGGAAACGCAGAGCGCGGGGGCAACGGCCCCCGCAGTAATGGTAGGGATCAGTACAGCAGTGAGTACAACTGACGGCGATAGCGGGCTGCCAGCGCGTCGCCGGTGCCAAGCGCGGCCATGATGTCCATCATCGTTTTACGGGCGTTGCCGCCGGCGGCGGTCAAATCTTTCTTCAGCATTCCCATCAGCAGTTCCAGCGCTTCTTCGTTGCGCCCGACCTGATGCAGTTGCAGGCTGAGCTGCACTGCCAGCTCCTGATTATCCGGCGAGGCCGCCAGTTGCTGCTGCAATTGCTGGATTTCCGGCGTATCCGCCGCCTGTTTCATCAGTTCGATTTGCGCCACCAGCCCGTGGTAACGGGTGTCCTGATCCTGCAGCGGGATCGCGTCCAGCACCGTTTGCGCGTCCTCGGTGCGGTTGAGCTGGATCTGCACTTCCGCCAACAGCAGCGCGATATCGCTGCGTTTGGCGTCCAGTTGCCAGGCGTCTTTCAGCAGTACGGCCGCCTCTTTCAACTGGTTTTCCTGGATCAACTGCTGAGCCTGCGCCAGTTTTAGGTCTTCGGCTTTGGGCAAGACCCGCTGCAGCAGGTCGCGGATAACCTCTTCCGGCTGCGGCCCCTGAAAACCGTCCACCGGCTGACCGTCCTTGAACAGATAAACCGTCGGGATGGCGCGCAGGCCGAACTGGGCCGCCACGCGCTGCTCGGCGTCGCAATCCACTTTGGCCAGAATAAACTGACCGGCGTATTCCGCCGCCAGTTTGTCCAGCACCGGCTCCAGTTGCTGGCAATGGGTGCTGCGTTCGGACCAGAAATAGAACAGCACCGGGGCGCTCATGGACTGTTCCAGCACCTGATGCAGGTTGGTCTCGTTGATATCAATCGTGGTGGCGTGTTGTTCTAACATGTCATTCTCTCTTAGCCGTTTCAGCCATTAATGGGGGCGATGTCCGCCACTTCAACCCCGAATCAGGATTTTGTCCGCAACAGGTGATCAAGCACGCGGCCCGGCAACAGGCGACGCAGTACGGTGATACCGTGGGCGAGCAGCGTCACCGGGTAGCGCAGTTTCGGGCGCGGGCTTTCCAGCGCGTGAATCAGTTTGGGCAGCACCGCTTCCGGCGGCAGGGTAAAGCGACTGGCGATGCCGGGGTTGGTGACCGGCTTATCCTGCTGCGTTTGATCGACATTGTGGGTGAACCTGGTGCTGATCGGGCCGGGTTCGATCAGTGATACGTGCAAACCGCTGCCGTGCAGTTCCATGCGCAACGCGTCGGACCAGGCTTCCAGCGCGTATTTGCTGGCGGCGTAAGCGCCGCGCCCCGGGGTGGAGATCAACCCCATCACCGAGCTGGTCTGGATAATTCGCCCTTCGCCGTGAGGCAACATGGCCGGCAGCAGCAACTGGGTCAACTGATGAGTACCGAACAGATTGCTGGAGAATTGTTGCTCCAGTTGCTGACGGGAAATGGTGTTGAGCGGCCCGTACAACCCGTAACCGGCGTTGTTGAACAGGCCGTAGAGCCGGTTGCCGGTCAGGGTAATCACGACGTCGGCGGCCTGCCTGACGCTGGCGCTGCTGTCGAGATCCAGATCGATCCCCTCAAAACCCAGCGAGTTCATGCGCGCCACATCCTGATGACGGCGGCAGGCCGCCAGTACGCGATAGCCGCGTTGTTGCAAACATTGAGCGGCAATCAGGCCAATGCCGCTGGAGCAACCAGTAATCAAAACCGCTTTTTGCATAACTTTACCTAATGAAAACGCTTAAATATCAAGAGTCGTGGTTAACTAGTAATCTTTACTGACTTAGAACCTATCCCATTAGGACTATTACTCGCTGCGCTCGCCCGTTGGGCCGGACAATTGCCTTGTCCGTTCAACATGTGTTGCGTGTTGTCTCAGCGGCTTCCCGTGTCCGAACTGGCTGCGCCAATGACGCCTGATAGGATCGGTTCTTAGTGCTGATTAACAACGGGTTCGAGCTGTTTTGCCATCCATCCGGCGATAAACGGCTGGGCATCGCGATTGGGATGGATGCCATCATCCTGCATCCATTCCGGTTTGAGATAAACCTGCTCCATGAAAAACGGCAGCAACGGAATATCAAACTTTTTGGCGAGGCGCGGATAAACAGCACTGAACGATTCGGTATAGCGTCGCCCGTAGTTGGCTGGCAAGCGGATTTGCATCAGCAGCGGTTGGGCGTTGGCCGTCTTGACCTGGGTAATGATGCTGGCGAGATCCCGCTCTACGTTCTGCGGGGGGAAACCACGCAGCCCGTCATTGCCGCCCAGCTCGATCAACACCCAGCGCGGCTGGTGCTGTTGCAGCAATGTCGACAGACGCGCCAGCCCCTGCGTTGCCGTGTCGCCGCTGATACTGGCGTTCACCACCCGGACCTTGGGCGCGGGAGATCTGGACTGCCAGTTTGCATCCAGCAGCGAAGGCCAGGCCTGATTCGCCGCCATACGATAGCCGGCGCTCAGGCTGTCGCCCAGTACCAACAACGTATCCGCCGCGAAGGCGCGCAGACTGAACAGGCCCCAAAATAGAAGGACAACGACATGCCAGCGGAAAACATTCTTGAAGTTCATCATCTTAGTAAGCACGTTGGTCAGGGGGAACATCAGCTCTCCATCCTCACCGGAGTTGAGCTGGTTGTCAAACCTGCGCAGACCATTGCGTTGGTGGGCGAATCCGGTTCGGGAAAATCCACCTTGCTGGGAATTCTGGCCGGGCTGGATGACGGCAGCAGCGGACAGGTGTCGCTGCTCGGTCAGCAACTGGACCAACTGGACGAGGAAGGACGGGCGGCGCTGCGGGCGAAGGACGTAGGATTCGTGTTCCAGTCTTTTATGC
The DNA window shown above is from Dickeya dadantii NCPPB 898 and carries:
- the menH gene encoding 2-succinyl-6-hydroxy-2,4-cyclohexadiene-1-carboxylate synthase, with the translated sequence MYCRRVGQPQPGQPWLVMLHGLLGSGEDWQPVLPYLADWPLLLVDLPGHGASRSLSAADFNDVSRQLTALLAQQAVADYWLLGYSLGGRIAMYHACQGDAAGLRGLLVEGGHPGLASAGERDARQRHDADWARRFRHEALDSVLPDWYQQPVFARLSPAQRDRLVTLRRGNHGPAVAEMLEATSLSRQPCLVDALRQLQVPFGYLCGSQDTKFQALAAQHRLPLLSVDRAGHNAHQANPSAYAERIRQFISHPERKIQYALSQ
- the menB gene encoding 1,4-dihydroxy-2-naphthoyl-CoA synthase, whose protein sequence is MLYPSEELLYAPVAWHDCSGDFVDILYHKSTDGIAKITINRPQVRNAFRPQTVKEMIQALDNARHDDGIGVIILTGAGEKAFCSGGDQKVRGDYGGYKDDSGVHHLNVLDFQRQIRTCPKPVVAMVAGYSIGGGHVLHMMCDLTIAAENAIFGQTGPRVGSFDGGWGASYMARIVGQKKAREIWFLCRQYDAQQALDMGLVNTVVPVAELERETVRWCREMLQNSPIALRCLKAALNADCDGQSGLQELAGNATMLFYMTEEGQEGRNAFNEKRQPDFSKFKRNP
- the menC gene encoding o-succinylbenzoate synthase, translating into MRQAILYRYSVPMDAGVVLRNQRLKTRDGLLIRLRDGEREGWGEVAPLPQFSVETLEEASSAAQTQLQAWLSGQEPDECGLPSVDFGVSCALAELSGLLPDDADYRKAPLCNGDPDELFAMLQSLPEPVAKVKVGLYEAVRDGMIVNLLLDALPELRLRLDANRSWTRAKADGFARYVTPAYRSRIAFLEEPCKTRDESRDFARDTGIAIAWDESVREPGFRVEAEPGVAAIIIKPSLTGSLNRCRQLVAQARQAGLTAVISSGIESSLGLTQLARLARWLTPGVLPGLDTLDLMQAQVVRAWPDSTLPLIAADCLEPIWQA
- the menE gene encoding o-succinylbenzoate--CoA ligase, whose protein sequence is MASLTDWPWRSWAASQPMAPALMDDDGIWSWQQLANHLNQLATGFVRQGVRPGMGVALRGKNSTEMLFCYLALLQCGARLLPLNPQLPDTLLDALLPALNIEYGLSVDGYAWPQSIIPLSLSASSPDDVQPALPWESQRLATMTLTSGSSGMPKAAVHTCEAHLVSAEGVLALMAFSAGDRWLLSLPLFHVSGQGIVWRWLAAGASLVVRPDQPLDVALRVCTHASLVPTQLWRLLSQNRSPVSLRAVLLGGAMIPAELTQQAEAQGIRCWCGYGLTELASTVCAKRADAGGGVGLPLVGREIRLEGEEILLRGRCLAAGYWREGGVSPLTDAQGWFHTRDRGQWDGHEWRILGRLDNQFFSGGEGIQPEDVEAVLLQHPDVTYACVVPVDDPEFGQRPVAVVEVENALPLSQLVAWWQSRLAGFQRPVACYPLPATLKNGGIKVSRQQVKSWVEQQPR
- a CDS encoding YfaZ family outer membrane protein — translated: MKKWVIACAGSLLLATVSAHAIGISGEAGRDYTGVNAGFGLGVPGLSGNAGWSHDDKHSNDVYSAGLDYTFALSNASLKVGAKGLYLNQNHFKDGYGVALGGGLQVPVTSSISLYGEGYYSPDAFSSHVDHYVEARGGVRWQPLRPLSLDVGYRYINMASGEDGNDNRVADTAYVGVGLNF
- a CDS encoding nicotinamide mononucleotide deamidase-related protein YfaY, which produces MLRVEMLCTGDEVLHGQIVDTNAAWLADYLFSQGVPMTSRMTVGDKLEELVAALTERSQIADVLIVNGGLGPTSDDLSSLAAATAAGETLVEHAEWIARMEAFFTERGRVMADSNRKQAQLPASAELVDNPVGTACGFAMQLNQCLMFFTPGVPSEFKVMVEQQILPRLRQRFAVAEPPLCLRLTTFGRSESDLASQLDGLPLPPDVVLGYRSSMPIIELKLTGPATRRAEMEAVWETVRDIAGENAIFEGTDGLPAQLARRLGERGLRLTVAEDFTAGLLNWQLREADVPLSGGELRVEDEALTLAAVAGATQTLAQRHQTELALYVGRSDDGVLTLALHTPEGTFAQTIQVNVRRYSRKTHQDVVAMLAMNMLRRWLNGWPVYGGHGWISVLETL
- a CDS encoding co-chaperone YbbN codes for the protein MLEQHATTIDINETNLHQVLEQSMSAPVLFYFWSERSTHCQQLEPVLDKLAAEYAGQFILAKVDCDAEQRVAAQFGLRAIPTVYLFKDGQPVDGFQGPQPEEVIRDLLQRVLPKAEDLKLAQAQQLIQENQLKEAAVLLKDAWQLDAKRSDIALLLAEVQIQLNRTEDAQTVLDAIPLQDQDTRYHGLVAQIELMKQAADTPEIQQLQQQLAASPDNQELAVQLSLQLHQVGRNEEALELLMGMLKKDLTAAGGNARKTMMDIMAALGTGDALAARYRRQLYSLLY
- a CDS encoding SDR family oxidoreductase → MQKAVLITGCSSGIGLIAAQCLQQRGYRVLAACRRHQDVARMNSLGFEGIDLDLDSSASVRQAADVVITLTGNRLYGLFNNAGYGLYGPLNTISRQQLEQQFSSNLFGTHQLTQLLLPAMLPHGEGRIIQTSSVMGLISTPGRGAYAASKYALEAWSDALRMELHGSGLHVSLIEPGPISTRFTHNVDQTQQDKPVTNPGIASRFTLPPEAVLPKLIHALESPRPKLRYPVTLLAHGITVLRRLLPGRVLDHLLRTKS
- the tesA gene encoding multifunctional acyl-CoA thioesterase I/protease I/lysophospholipase L1, with the protein product MMNFKNVFRWHVVVLLFWGLFSLRAFAADTLLVLGDSLSAGYRMAANQAWPSLLDANWQSRSPAPKVRVVNASISGDTATQGLARLSTLLQQHQPRWVLIELGGNDGLRGFPPQNVERDLASIITQVKTANAQPLLMQIRLPANYGRRYTESFSAVYPRLAKKFDIPLLPFFMEQVYLKPEWMQDDGIHPNRDAQPFIAGWMAKQLEPVVNQH